One genomic window of Solanum dulcamara chromosome 10, daSolDulc1.2, whole genome shotgun sequence includes the following:
- the LOC129870959 gene encoding probable acyl-[acyl-carrier-protein]--UDP-N-acetylglucosamine O-acyltransferase, mitochondrial, with the protein MGKKGVSIGPFCTIGPFAKLGRACQLYPGSHIFGNTELGDNCILMTVHIFSSGTVIGDDLLGHTVVGRNNVFGHHAVIGVKCQDMKYKFGNECFLEIGDNNEIREHVSIHRSSTPIIGDNNLIMGSCHIAHDCKVGNNNILANSTLLAGHVVVEDYAHTAGGIVVHQFCRIGSYAFIGGGSVVSQDVPKFIIVSGERAELRGLNLEGLRRRGFSAMELRIPSFT; encoded by the exons ATGGGGAAAAAA GGTGTTTCAATTGGTCCCTTCTGTACTATTGGGCCTTTTGCAAAGTTGGGAAGGGCTTGTCAACTGTACCCTGGAAGCCACATCTTTGGAAATACTGAACTCGGGGACAATTGCATCCTGATGAC GGTGCATATTTTTAGCAGTGGTACTGTAATTGGAGATGATCTTCTTGGTCATACAGTCGTCGGGAGAAACAATGTTTTTGGGCATCATGCTGTAATTGGTGTCAAGTGCCAGGACATGAAATATAAG TTTGGGAATGAGTGTTTTCTCGAGATTGGTGACAACAATGAAATCAGGGAACATGTATCCATCCATCGATCTTCAACTCCCA TTATTGGTGATAATAATCTTATTATGGGCTCTTGCCATATAGCTCATGACTGCAAAGTGGGCAACAACAATATTTTGGCAAACAGTACACTTCTTGCAGGTCATGTTGTGGTGGAG GACTATGCTCACACTGCAGGAGGTATCGTAGTTCATCAATTTTGCCGTATTGGTTCGTATGCTTTCATTGGTGGTGGTTCAGTG GTTTCTCAAGATGTTCCAAAGTTCATAATTGTCTCCGGGGAAAGAGCTGAGCTTCGTGGGTTGAATCTTGAAGGCTTAAGACGTCGTGGGTTTTCTGCTATGGAG TTAAGAATACCGAGTTTCACCTGA
- the LOC129870957 gene encoding mitochondrial carrier protein CoAc2-like, translating into MKSKYEFIIDGIPGVGKGPILDLVAGSFTGGTAVLFTYPLDLVRTKLAYQVVGSQKLNIQGFVSGEQVYKGIKDCFSKTYKEAGIKGLYRGVAPSLYGIFPYAGLKFYFYEKMKSHVPKERKNDITIKLACGSVAGLLGQTFTYPLDVVKRQMQLE; encoded by the exons ATGAAAAGTAAGTATGAATTCATTATAGATGGAATTCCCGGAGTGGGGAAAGGTCCCATTCTTGATCTCGTAGCAGGATCATTTACTGGTGGGACTGCTGTACTCTTTACTTATCCACTTGATTTAGTTCGAACTAAATTGGCTTACCAG GTAGTTGGATCCCAAAAGTTGAATATACAAGGGTTTGTTAGTGGTGAACAAGTTTACAAGGGAATAAAGGATTGTTTTTCAAAGACATACAAGGAAGCTGGAATAAAGGGCCTATACCGTGGAGTTG CTCCATCACTCTATGGAATCTTTCCATATGCCGGGCTGAAATTTTACTTCTATGAGAAAATGAAGAGCCATGTCCCTAAGGAGCGGAAGAATGATATCACGATAAAACTAGCATGTGGATCTGTAGCAGGACTTCTAGGACAAACTTTCACTTATCCTCTAGATGTTGTTAAGCGGCAAATGCAG TTAGAATGA
- the LOC129870629 gene encoding serine acetyltransferase 5-like: MPAEEHRNASPATPHPPTDTAEEAIWLWTQIKAEARRDAEAEPALASYLYSTILSHSSLERSLSFHLGNKLCSSTLLSTLLYDLFLNNFSTDPELRAVASADLLAARYRDPACVSFSHCLLNYKGFLACQAHRVAHKLWTQSRRPLALALQSRISDVFAIDIHPAAKIGKGILFDHATGVVVGETAVIGNNVSILHHVTLGGTGKFGGDRHPKIGDGVLIGAGATILGNVNIGEGAKIGAGSVVLIDVPPQTTAVGNPARLVGGKEQPTKHEECPGESMDHTSFISGWSDYII, from the exons ATGCCAGCCGAAGAACACCGTAACGCGTCGCCGGCGACGCCACATCCACCGACGGACACGGCGGAAGAAGCTATCTGGTTATGGACACAGATCAAAGCAGAAGCTCGGCGCGACGCCGAAGCTGAACCGGCATTAGCGAGCTATTTGTACTCAACTATACTTTCTCACTCTTCGCTTGAGCGTTCGCTCTCTTTCCATTTGGGAAACAAGCTTTGTTCTTCAACGCTTCTCTCTACTCTTCTCTACGATTTATTCCTCAATAATTTCTCTACTGATCCTGAGCTACGCGCCGTCGCGTCCGCCGACCTTCTCGCCGCTCGCTACCGTGACCCTGCCTGTGTTTCCTTCTCTCATTGTTTGCTTAATTACAAAGGCTTCCTTGCTTGTCAG GCACATCGAGTGGCTCACAAACTTTGGACTCAATCCCGAAGGCCACTTGCACTTGCACTTCAATCCCGAATCTCTGATGTTTTTGCTATTGACATTCATCCAGCCGCCAAAATCGGAAAAGGCATCCTCTTTGACCATGCAACAGGAGTGGTTGTTGGCGAAACTGCAGTTATTGGAAACAATGTGTCGATTCTTCACCATGTAACCTTAGGAGGAACTGGTAAGTTTGGTGGTGACCGACACCCTAAGATTGGTGATGGAGTGCTCATAGGTGCAGGTGCCACAATATTAGGCAACGTAAATATTGGCGAGGGGGCCAAGATTGGCGCTGGATCAGTGGTATTGATTGACGTGCCACCACAAACAACTGCAGTTGGGAATCCAGCTAGGTTGGTGGGAGGGAAGGAACAGCCAACTAAGCACGAGGAATGTCCCGGAGAGAGTATGGACCATACATCTTTCATATCTGGATGGTCTGATTACATCATATGA